From the genome of Impatiens glandulifera chromosome 9, dImpGla2.1, whole genome shotgun sequence, one region includes:
- the LOC124915322 gene encoding protein RICE SALT SENSITIVE 3-like: MVGSGSSDRSKEAVGMMALHEALRTVCLNSDWTYSVFWTIRPRPRVRGGNGCKVGDDNGSMMLMWEDGFCKGRVVADCMEEIDGEDPVRKAFSKMSIQLYNYGEGLMGKVASDKCHKWVFKEPTESEPNISNYWQSSFDALPPEWTDQFDSGIQTIAVIQAGHGLLQLGSCKIIAEDLHFVLRMRHTFESLGYQSGFYLSQLFSSTRTTNPSSSSLSSPFPIKHSPAGPPSPALFNWGTPRAPPLPSPTFHNQLGYQNREGPTHMFLGHHQPSDHHQDMMGGDQDHQNVDDIKWPNGLSFFNALTSRNDDAKLLFNHDGDHHHHHGSEVARHDHHLSEFLSLDGSGKMENDKFKRNFNLGSASSSNLMDHHHSNNGMMDQFKGSSDGGGMYHDVMETFLD; this comes from the exons ATGGTGGGCTCAGGATCATCAGACAGAAGCAAAGAAGCAGTTGGAATGATGGCCCTTCATGAGGCCCTTAGAACTGTCTGTTTAAACTCAGATTGGACTTACTCTGTTTTCTGGACAATTCGTCCTCGCCC GAGAGTCAGAGGAGGTAATGGATGCAAAGTTGGAGATGATAATGGAAGCAT GATGTTAATGTGGGAAGATGGGTTTTGCAAAGGAAGAGTTGTTGCAGATTGTATGGAAGAGATTGATGGAGAAGATCCTGTCAGGAAAGCATTCAGTAAAATGTctattcaattatataattatggaGAAGG GTTGATGGGAAAAGTAGCTTCAGATAAGTGTCATAAATGGGTTTTTAAAGAACCTACTGAATCTGAACCAAATATCTCTAATTATTGGCAGAGTTCTTTTGATGCT CTTCCTCCTGAATGGACTGATCAATTTGACTCAGGTATTCAG ACAATTGCAGTCATACAAGCAGGACATGGCCTCCTTCAACTTGGATCCTGCAAGATC ATAGCAGAAGATCTTCATTTCGTGCTGAGAATGAGACACACATTTGAATCACTAGGTTACCAATCCGGATTCTATCTATCACAACTATTCTCATcaacaagaacaacaaacccttCTTCATCATCTCTATCCTCTCCATTTCCGATCAAGCATTCTCCGGCAGGTCCACCATCGCCGGCTCTCTTCAACTGGGGCACCCCACGGGCACCCCCTTTACCTTCTCCTACTTTCCACAACCAACTCGGATACCAAAACCGAGAAGGACCTACTCACATGTTTCTTGGCCACCATCAGCCGTCAGATCATCATCAAGACATGATGGGTGGTGATCAGGATCATCAAAATGTGGACGATATTAAATGGCCAAATGGGTTGAGTTTCTTTAATGCACTTACTAGTAGGAATGATGATGCGAAGCTGTTGTTTAACCATGATggggatcatcatcatcatcatggtTCGGAGGTGGCTAGACATGATCATCATTTGAGTGAGTTCTTGAGCTTGGATGGTTCGGGGAAAATGGAGAATGATAAGTTTAAGAGGAATTTTAATTTGGGTTCGGCTTCTTCTTCGAATTTGATGGATCATCATCATTCGAATAATGGAATGATGGATCAGTTTAAGGGTTCTTCGGATGGAGGAGGAATGTATCATGATGTTATGGAGACATTCCTAGATTAA